The region CTCGATTCAGGTCAGGTTGCGCCGTATGTGGCGGTCGATGCCTTCCTCGGATCAACGGAAGCCGAGCAGCTGTTGTTGAACAATTCGACCGGCTCGGCGTTGGACGACCTGACGGTCGGAGGCTGGAACCAGCTTTACTTCCAGGGCAATCTGACAGCGAACGCCCAGGATCTGTTCTTCAACGAGCTGGCCTCGCAGACGCCTTATCAGACCGTGATCCGCAACATGCTGGAAACCGGCCAATACTTCGACGCCGGCCAGACGTTCCTGCCGTAACCGTTCGTCCGGGAGTACACCGCGTTAAATGGCTTCTTCGCCGGTTTCGCCGGTGCGAATGCGGACGGTTTCGTCCAAGCTGACGACGAAGATTTTGCCGTCGCCGATTTGGCCGGTCTGGGCGGCCCGCATGATCGTGTCGATGGCTTTCTGCACGCCCGAATTCGGCACGGCCACCTCCAACTTGACCTTGGGCACGAAATCGACCGCGTACTCGGTGCCGCGGTACATCTCGGTGTGGCCCTTCTGCCGGCCGAAGCCGCGCACCTCGGTGATGGTCATACCCTGAATCCCCTGCTCGCTCAAGGCGTTCTTGACGTCTTCGAGCTTGAAGTGCCGAATGATGGCCTCAATCTTTTTCATCTACGCTCTCCAGTTTCAGTAAAGAACCGCGTCCGGCATGCTGGCCGCTGACAACGAAGGACGCGCCGCCAAACGCAGGTCGGAACCCGGTTTCACGCACTTCAAGATTCTTCCAGACTAACTGGTATTTGCTTCTTAGTAAAGCGGGATCGGTCGGTTGGTCGCTTGCGGGTTGGAGGGTGCGGGAACGTAGTTGCGCAAGGGGTCCGCGATATCTCTGTAGGGAACGGACTCCGTGCCGTTCCGCCGAACGCCGATGAACGATCGTTCGGTGCGCGCGGAACGGCACGGAGTCCGTTCCCTACAGAGACGACGTCGCGCCCACGCCTCCGCGCCCGCGGGCCGCTCAAAAGGGTCCAACCGCCCGGAACCACGGAAGTGCAACCTGCCATTGCTCTTGCGTCCTGAGTTGATTGACACTCGCTCGTGCCGCTTCTACACTGGTGGTGCGTTCAAGTTCATCAGCCATGAGAGCCCCCTGCGTGCCGGCGTTGGCACTCGGGGTTTTTGTTTGCGCAACGATCCTGTTTCAATCGCGGCTGAAGCGGCTCATGTTTGACAGGGGGTCTCGGGTTTCGGCAAACGCGAAAGACGACTCAATATGCACACTGGGAAGACGCCTGTTCCGTCCGTACTCATCATCGACGACGATCGGTCGGTGCTGCACGTCCTGAAGCAGGTTTTCAAGGAAGCCGATCTGCGGCTGCTGACGGCCAATACCGCGGCCGAGGGGCTGGAAGCGTTGGCCGCTTCGCACCCCGACGTGGTGGTTCTCGACATCATGCTCCCCGACCAGTCGGGGCTGGAAACGATCGAGCAGATTTACCGGCACGACCCCAAGGTGCCCGTGATCTTCATCACCGCCGGGGGAACGAGCGATACGGCCATCGAGGCCATGAAGCTGGGGGCTTACGACTACCTGCTCAAGCCGCTCGACTATGTGCAACTGCGGGCCCTGGTGCTACGGGCGTTGGAGATTCGGCACGCCATGCGTGTGCCCGTCCACATGCCCGAACCGGCCGGCGAACAGACCGACGCGGCTGACGCCTTCATTGGCCGCTGCCCCGCCATGCAAGAAGTCTATAAGGCCATCGGCCGCGTGGCGCCGCACGACGTGACGGTGTTGATTCGCGGCGGGAGCGGCACGGGCAAAGAGTTGGTGGCGCGGGCCATCTATACACACAGTCCGCGGTCGTCGGGCCGGTTCCTGGCCATCAACATGGCGGCCGTGCCCGACACTTTGCTGGAAAGCGAGCTGTTCGGCCACGAGCGGGGCTCGTTCACCGGCGCCGAGAGCAAGCGCATCGGCCGCTTCGAACAGTGTTCGGGCGGAACGCTGTTTTTGGACGAGATCGGCGACCTGAGTCCGCTGGTGCAGAGCAAGCTGCTGCGGCTGCTGCAAGAGCAGCGGTTCGAGCGGGTCGGCGGCAGCGAGACGATCCGGACCGACGTGCGGATTCTGGCGGCTACGAACCGCGACCTGGAGAAGATGGTCGACGACGGCGATTTTCGGGCCGATCTTTACTACCGGCTCAACGGCTACACGATCAAGCTGCCGCCTTTGAGTGAGCGCGGCAACGACATCGTGCTGTTGCTGGAACACTTTCTGGCCCGGTTCTGCCAGAGTTTGAACAAGGACGTGCAGGGCATTTCGCCCGATGCGCTGGAACTGCTGCTGAGATATCCTTGGCCCGGCAACGTGCGCGAGCTGCAGAGCGTCATCCGGCAATCGCTGTTGCAAGCCACGGGCGAAGTGTTGATGGCCGACTTCTTGCCCGACGAAGTCAAGCACGCCCGCAAGCCGATCGCGGAAATGGGCCCGCGGCGCAACGGCAGCGGACTGCGGCAGCTCGAACACTTTATCGACGAGTCGTTGGAGCAAGGGGCCGAAGGCATCTACGCCGATTCGCTGGCCCAGCTTGAGAAGTACCTGTTCACGCGCGTGCTCAACCACACCGGCGGCAACCAGTCGCAGGCGGCCAAGATGCTCGGCATCACACGGGGCAGCCTGCGCAACAAAATCCGCACGCTGAAGATTACCATCGACCAGGTGGTCAGCGTTGACGATGACGCGGAAGAAGACGAGCCGGCTTCGCACGCCGCCTCAGTCGGGTAGGGGCCGGATGCGCTCTCGTTCGCGGCGAGGTGGCGCCGTACTGTGTTTGTCCGGCCCACCGACTCAAGACAGCGGCACGGCGTCGCTCGGTTCGCCGCTGGCCGCTGGCAGCTCCAATTCGTGGTCGCTGGCGGCGTAGCGGTCGAGTATCTGCCGGAGTTGCTCGAAGTAACGGGGCTTGCCAAGATGAAAGTCGATGCCCGCCGTGCGCGACCGAACATAGTCGCCGTCGCCCTGAAAGGCCGAAATCGCTATGAGTAGCGGATGTTTCGGCTGCAGTGCCTCGCGCAGCCGCGTGGCCAACTGCCAGCCGTCCATGCCGGGCATCGCCAAGTCAGTCAGAATCGCATCGGGCTCGACCAAGCTGGCCATCTGGATGGCCGTCCAGCCATCGGTGCAAACGTGAACTTCGTGCCCGTCGAGCGCCAGCCGCCGAGCCAGCATTTCGGCCAGTTCCCGTTCGTCGTCGACAATTAAGATACGCACATCACCCCTCCCCCCATGACTCTGGAATGGCCGCCTTCGCAGTCGCTGACAAACGGCTGCCCCGGCAACGCCCCAGCCCAGGGTGCAATCATTGTGCCGGACGTTATTCGACGAAGAGAAACTCCTTGCCGTTCAACAACACGTGGCACAGGTCGGCCCAGGCCCGAAGTTCGGCCTCGC is a window of Pirellulales bacterium DNA encoding:
- a CDS encoding P-II family nitrogen regulator, with the protein product MKKIEAIIRHFKLEDVKNALSEQGIQGMTITEVRGFGRQKGHTEMYRGTEYAVDFVPKVKLEVAVPNSGVQKAIDTIMRAAQTGQIGDGKIFVVSLDETVRIRTGETGEEAI
- a CDS encoding response regulator, yielding MRILIVDDERELAEMLARRLALDGHEVHVCTDGWTAIQMASLVEPDAILTDLAMPGMDGWQLATRLREALQPKHPLLIAISAFQGDGDYVRSRTAGIDFHLGKPRYFEQLRQILDRYAASDHELELPAASGEPSDAVPLS
- a CDS encoding sigma-54 dependent transcriptional regulator — protein: MHTGKTPVPSVLIIDDDRSVLHVLKQVFKEADLRLLTANTAAEGLEALAASHPDVVVLDIMLPDQSGLETIEQIYRHDPKVPVIFITAGGTSDTAIEAMKLGAYDYLLKPLDYVQLRALVLRALEIRHAMRVPVHMPEPAGEQTDAADAFIGRCPAMQEVYKAIGRVAPHDVTVLIRGGSGTGKELVARAIYTHSPRSSGRFLAINMAAVPDTLLESELFGHERGSFTGAESKRIGRFEQCSGGTLFLDEIGDLSPLVQSKLLRLLQEQRFERVGGSETIRTDVRILAATNRDLEKMVDDGDFRADLYYRLNGYTIKLPPLSERGNDIVLLLEHFLARFCQSLNKDVQGISPDALELLLRYPWPGNVRELQSVIRQSLLQATGEVLMADFLPDEVKHARKPIAEMGPRRNGSGLRQLEHFIDESLEQGAEGIYADSLAQLEKYLFTRVLNHTGGNQSQAAKMLGITRGSLRNKIRTLKITIDQVVSVDDDAEEDEPASHAASVG